A genomic segment from Hyalangium gracile encodes:
- a CDS encoding PAS domain S-box protein, with protein MSESPSKLPGAVSPTWTFSALDLTENSPIAIIEWDPNMRVRYWNPRAEEMFGWTEEEVLGGYPGGGGRPFVYEDDNDLAVQAVRRLLTGQEPWNFCRNRNYRRDGSVILCDWYSYTLRDARGQLLCILSQIVDVTERERTLLRLEESERRFKATFEQAAVGIAHVSVDGRCLRANLRLCEILGYTPEEMLEQTFLSVTHPDDVAQDLEQVRWLLRGTAPMFAVEKRYLRKTGEEVWCNLTVSLVRRPDGTPDYFISVIEDISRRHRAELERDALLAREHQARTEAEELVRRRSSELAATRSALVQAERLATAGQLAAGVGHEINNPLAYVLANVMYAVEELAQLKAPTPEVDMEEIQRALVQAQLGAERIRDIVRDLRIFARGDPEAIGPVDVQAALEFSIAMAAHEIRQRAQLVRRYEPVPLVQANESRLGQVFLNLLLNAAQATPEGAVEEHQVTVTARPGREGWVLVEVSDTGKGIAAEHLPHIFEPFFTTKPVGVGTGLGLSVCHGIVTGLGGSIEVESEPGQGTTFRVLLPVGAPSARVLPAGKSAEPRSVTSRRVLVIDDDPEVRLALSRIIGSPHVVELAETARDAKERLLTRREDYDVVFCDLMMPDVTGMDLHDALSEQRPEFLGRMVYMTAGTFTPRATEFLERVAERRVDKPFDPVRVRSFL; from the coding sequence ATGTCCGAGAGTCCTTCCAAGCTCCCGGGGGCCGTGTCTCCCACGTGGACGTTCTCCGCGCTCGATCTCACGGAGAACTCGCCCATCGCCATCATCGAGTGGGATCCGAACATGCGGGTGCGCTACTGGAACCCGCGCGCCGAGGAGATGTTCGGCTGGACGGAGGAGGAGGTGCTCGGCGGCTACCCCGGCGGTGGTGGCCGGCCCTTCGTCTACGAGGATGACAACGATCTGGCCGTGCAGGCGGTGCGCCGGCTGCTGACGGGGCAGGAGCCCTGGAACTTCTGCCGCAACCGGAACTACCGCCGGGACGGCTCGGTCATCCTGTGCGACTGGTACAGCTACACGCTGCGGGATGCCAGGGGGCAGCTGCTCTGCATCCTCTCGCAGATCGTCGACGTGACCGAGCGGGAGCGGACGCTGCTCCGGCTGGAGGAGAGCGAGCGGCGCTTCAAGGCCACCTTCGAGCAGGCGGCGGTGGGCATCGCGCACGTGAGCGTGGACGGGCGCTGCCTGCGCGCCAACCTGCGGCTGTGCGAGATCCTCGGCTACACGCCCGAGGAGATGCTGGAGCAGACGTTCCTCAGCGTCACCCACCCGGATGACGTGGCGCAGGACCTGGAGCAGGTGCGCTGGCTGCTGCGGGGCACGGCGCCCATGTTCGCCGTCGAGAAGCGCTACCTGCGCAAGACGGGCGAGGAGGTGTGGTGCAACCTCACGGTGTCGCTGGTGCGCAGGCCGGACGGCACGCCGGACTACTTCATCAGCGTCATCGAGGACATCTCCCGGCGGCACCGCGCGGAGCTGGAGCGGGATGCGCTGCTGGCGCGCGAGCACCAGGCTCGCACGGAGGCGGAGGAGCTGGTGCGCAGGCGCTCCTCGGAGCTCGCGGCGACGCGCAGCGCGCTGGTGCAGGCCGAGCGGCTGGCCACCGCGGGGCAGCTCGCGGCGGGCGTGGGCCACGAGATCAACAACCCGCTGGCCTACGTGCTGGCCAACGTGATGTACGCGGTGGAGGAGCTGGCCCAGCTCAAGGCCCCCACGCCGGAAGTGGACATGGAGGAGATCCAGCGGGCGCTGGTGCAGGCGCAGCTGGGCGCCGAGCGCATCCGGGACATCGTCCGGGACTTGCGCATCTTCGCCCGGGGCGATCCGGAGGCCATCGGCCCGGTGGACGTGCAGGCGGCGCTGGAGTTCTCCATCGCCATGGCGGCGCATGAGATCCGCCAGCGGGCGCAGCTCGTGCGGCGGTACGAGCCGGTGCCGCTCGTCCAGGCGAACGAGTCCCGCCTGGGGCAGGTGTTCCTCAACCTGCTGCTCAACGCGGCGCAGGCCACGCCCGAGGGCGCGGTGGAGGAGCACCAGGTGACGGTGACGGCGCGCCCGGGGCGGGAGGGCTGGGTGCTGGTGGAGGTGAGCGACACGGGCAAGGGGATCGCCGCCGAGCACCTGCCGCACATCTTCGAGCCGTTCTTCACCACCAAGCCAGTGGGGGTGGGCACGGGGCTGGGGCTCTCGGTGTGCCACGGCATCGTGACGGGGCTGGGAGGCAGCATCGAGGTGGAGAGCGAGCCGGGCCAGGGGACCACGTTCCGGGTGCTGCTGCCGGTGGGGGCGCCGTCGGCGCGGGTGCTCCCGGCGGGGAAGTCGGCGGAGCCACGGAGCGTCACCTCGCGGCGGGTGCTGGTGATCGACGACGATCCGGAGGTCCGGCTGGCGCTCTCGCGCATCATCGGCTCGCCGCACGTCGTCGAGCTGGCGGAGACGGCGCGCGACGCGAAGGAGCGGCTGTTGACGCGGCGCGAGGACTACGACGTCGTCTTCTGTGACTTGATGATGCCGGACGTCACCGGCATGGACCTGCACGACGCGCTCTCGGAGCAGCGGCCGGAGTTTTTGGGGCGCATGGTGTACATGACGGCGGGGACGTTCACGCCGCGAGCCACCGAGTTCCTGGAGCGGGTGGCCGAGCGGCGGGTGGACAAGCCGTTCGATCCGGTGCGCGTCCGCTCGTTCCTGTAG
- a CDS encoding ICP22 family protein: MRGGWRWAGALVAASLVWMGGCSDGGDGTDNPGVVDPPVDPDIGKPVDPSPDAGTSPDGGTRPDGGTRPDGGTQPDAGTPDAGTPDAGTPDAGLPPPVILPPPTTEGWTFYGANEGGPKEVHGVTADEAGNIWVAGGEEGLFVLRPGATSFQRFTMTEGLRPYGYLPDGSNPPGPYYLKVISVAGGPGNTVFVGYEGLPGAKNCEDNWDQAGQADPSVYKSGDADKVTLKPDGTLDVVHYDIFSGPGVVAAEPQGRERLCNILKIAYDKRTHSVWFGGNHGFARGDARFQGNPACNGQHVCAGVTEHVHPAINAYVYSHKKEDEKLYPNDPSKWRVKGALLTDAYYGVAVDPSGDAWFGGSDRSTRFRYMTATGTANYWRAQSMTEDSQYAWNRFDIWPDSLPETHMTRPEQRTPDNVSAISVAPNGTVWVGSASNGLAQLTSEGSVVRTFKTELVDRKGYVSAVAADPLDNSVWAGARWGSGLTRVKDNTVMHYGAAVFGVDLAMYRVSDIQVDTSGSRRRILVGFLGYERSDKRWVAGTVGIYTGN; the protein is encoded by the coding sequence ATGAGGGGCGGATGGCGGTGGGCAGGCGCGCTCGTCGCGGCGAGCCTGGTGTGGATGGGCGGCTGCTCGGACGGCGGTGACGGCACGGACAACCCGGGGGTGGTGGATCCTCCCGTGGACCCGGACATCGGCAAGCCCGTGGATCCTTCGCCGGACGCGGGCACCTCTCCGGATGGGGGCACCCGGCCTGATGGGGGCACCCGGCCCGATGGCGGCACCCAGCCGGACGCGGGCACTCCGGACGCGGGCACTCCGGACGCGGGCACTCCGGATGCGGGCCTGCCTCCCCCTGTCATTCTTCCTCCTCCCACCACGGAGGGCTGGACTTTCTACGGGGCGAACGAGGGCGGCCCGAAGGAAGTCCACGGGGTGACAGCCGACGAGGCCGGCAACATCTGGGTCGCCGGCGGTGAGGAGGGCCTCTTCGTCCTGCGCCCGGGCGCCACGAGCTTCCAGCGCTTCACCATGACCGAGGGGCTGCGCCCCTACGGCTACCTGCCGGATGGCAGCAACCCTCCGGGGCCCTACTACCTCAAGGTCATCTCGGTGGCCGGCGGCCCCGGCAACACCGTCTTCGTGGGCTACGAGGGCCTGCCCGGCGCGAAGAACTGCGAGGACAACTGGGACCAGGCCGGGCAGGCGGATCCGTCCGTCTACAAGAGCGGCGACGCGGACAAGGTCACCCTGAAGCCGGATGGCACGCTCGACGTGGTGCACTACGACATCTTCTCCGGGCCGGGCGTGGTGGCGGCCGAGCCTCAGGGCCGTGAGCGGCTCTGCAACATCCTGAAGATTGCGTACGACAAGCGCACCCACAGCGTGTGGTTCGGCGGCAACCACGGCTTCGCCCGGGGCGACGCGCGCTTCCAGGGCAACCCCGCCTGCAACGGCCAGCACGTGTGCGCGGGCGTCACCGAGCACGTCCACCCGGCCATCAACGCGTACGTCTACTCGCACAAGAAGGAGGACGAGAAGCTCTACCCGAACGATCCGTCCAAGTGGCGCGTCAAGGGCGCGCTGCTCACGGACGCCTACTACGGGGTGGCGGTGGACCCGAGCGGGGATGCGTGGTTCGGCGGCTCGGACCGCTCCACCCGGTTCCGCTACATGACGGCCACGGGTACCGCCAACTACTGGCGCGCGCAGTCCATGACGGAGGACAGCCAGTACGCCTGGAACCGCTTCGACATCTGGCCGGACTCCCTGCCCGAGACGCACATGACACGGCCCGAGCAGCGCACGCCGGACAACGTCTCGGCCATCTCGGTGGCGCCCAACGGCACCGTCTGGGTGGGCAGCGCCTCCAACGGGCTGGCGCAGCTGACGTCCGAGGGCTCGGTGGTGCGCACCTTCAAGACGGAGCTGGTGGATCGCAAGGGGTACGTCTCGGCGGTGGCGGCCGATCCGCTCGACAACAGCGTCTGGGCGGGCGCCCGCTGGGGCAGCGGCCTGACGCGGGTGAAGGACAACACGGTGATGCACTACGGCGCGGCGGTGTTCGGCGTCGACCTGGCCATGTACCGCGTCTCCGACATCCAGGTGGACACCTCGGGCAGCCGGCGCCGCATCCTCGTGGGCTTCCTCGGCTACGAGCGCTCCGACAAGCGGTGGGTGGCCGGCACCGTCGGCATCTACACCGGCAACTGA
- a CDS encoding cupin domain-containing protein: MTSKQEAPRKPLLFRAADHSKVPEQSQSHPLNPNSLVRGISLSEQVGLERVGLHLLKVAPGKESFIFHSHHSEEEFLYILSGRGIAEIGDESFEVGPGDFMGFPTPSVAHHLRNPFQEDLVYLSGGERRAVEVADFPRIGKRLVRFGMKAAVYDLDGAVISFDEG, translated from the coding sequence ATGACGTCCAAGCAGGAAGCCCCTCGCAAGCCTCTGCTCTTCCGCGCCGCGGATCACTCGAAGGTGCCGGAGCAGTCCCAGTCCCACCCGCTCAATCCGAACTCGCTGGTGCGCGGCATCTCGCTGAGCGAGCAGGTGGGCCTGGAGCGGGTGGGGCTCCACCTGCTGAAGGTGGCTCCCGGCAAGGAGTCCTTCATCTTCCACTCGCACCACTCGGAGGAGGAGTTCCTCTACATCCTCTCCGGGCGGGGCATCGCGGAGATTGGCGACGAGAGCTTCGAGGTGGGGCCCGGCGACTTCATGGGCTTCCCCACGCCCTCGGTGGCCCACCACCTGCGCAACCCGTTCCAGGAGGATCTCGTCTACCTCTCCGGGGGCGAGCGCCGCGCGGTGGAGGTCGCGGACTTCCCGCGCATCGGCAAGCGCCTGGTGCGCTTCGGCATGAAGGCGGCCGTCTACGACTTGGACGGCGCGGTGATCTCGTTCGACGAGGGGTAG
- a CDS encoding response regulator transcription factor produces MSDKPQRILVVEDDLSILTGLSMNLRIEGYEVLQAQDGRTGLAKALDEAPDLVVLDIMLPELNGYELIKELRRRGRDTPIVMLSAKGMEVDKILGLNLGADDYVVKPFGLQELLARIKAVLRRRYPTAGTPPMTFGDVEVDLVARTVTRGGKPVELTAQEFKLLAHFLAQPGRTFTREELLSGAWGFDYEGSARTVDNFVRQLRLKFEPDPEDPRHFLTVRGLGYRFDR; encoded by the coding sequence ATGAGCGACAAGCCGCAACGCATCCTGGTCGTGGAGGACGATCTGTCCATCCTCACGGGGCTGTCGATGAACCTGCGCATCGAGGGCTACGAGGTGCTCCAGGCGCAGGACGGGCGCACCGGCCTGGCCAAGGCGCTGGACGAGGCGCCCGACCTGGTGGTGCTGGACATCATGCTCCCGGAGCTCAACGGCTACGAGCTCATCAAGGAGCTGCGCCGCCGGGGCCGGGACACGCCCATCGTCATGCTCTCGGCCAAGGGCATGGAGGTGGACAAGATCCTCGGGCTGAACCTGGGCGCGGACGACTACGTGGTGAAGCCCTTCGGGCTGCAGGAGCTCTTGGCGCGCATCAAGGCGGTGCTGCGCCGGCGCTACCCCACCGCGGGCACGCCGCCGATGACATTCGGGGACGTGGAGGTGGACCTGGTGGCGCGCACGGTGACGCGGGGCGGCAAGCCCGTGGAGCTGACGGCGCAGGAGTTCAAGCTGCTGGCCCACTTCCTGGCGCAGCCGGGGCGCACCTTCACGCGCGAGGAGTTGCTGTCGGGGGCCTGGGGTTTCGACTACGAGGGCAGCGCGCGTACAGTGGACAACTTCGTGCGCCAGCTCCGGCTCAAGTTCGAGCCGGATCCGGAGGATCCCCGTCACTTCCTGACGGTCCGAGGGCTGGGCTACCGGTTCGACCGCTGA
- a CDS encoding NAD(P)H-dependent glycerol-3-phosphate dehydrogenase: MRSSVIGSGSFGTALANTLAVNCEQVRLWGRDAALAEAINTRHENSTYLPGIPLSSRVRATLELSEALEGAELVVLATPSHATRDIVSRAIPHLPRHVPLVTVAKGIENESLLTMTELLEDCLPEEFHPYIAVLSGPSFARELAQRSPTVVTIASHWEKVAARCRKALQTETFRSYTSNDVVGVQYGGALKNVIAIAAGIADGLGMGHNARAAIITRGLAEITRLAVRKGGNPLTLSGLSGMGDLVLTCTGELSRNRRVGMELGKGRQLADVLAEMKQVAEGVKTAKSARDLALKTGVELPICQQVYAIAYEGKSAKAAVVELMTRQPKSELSGG; the protein is encoded by the coding sequence ATGCGTAGCAGTGTCATCGGCTCTGGTTCGTTCGGTACGGCGCTCGCCAACACCCTGGCGGTGAACTGCGAGCAGGTGCGTCTCTGGGGAAGGGACGCCGCGCTCGCCGAGGCCATCAACACCCGCCACGAGAACTCCACCTACCTGCCGGGCATCCCGCTCTCCTCGCGGGTGCGCGCCACGCTGGAGCTGAGCGAGGCGCTCGAGGGCGCGGAGCTGGTGGTGCTGGCCACGCCCAGCCACGCCACGCGGGACATCGTCTCGCGGGCCATTCCGCACCTGCCGCGCCATGTGCCGCTCGTCACGGTGGCCAAGGGCATCGAGAACGAGTCCCTGCTGACGATGACGGAGCTCCTGGAGGACTGCCTGCCGGAGGAGTTCCACCCCTACATCGCCGTGCTCTCGGGGCCCAGCTTCGCCCGGGAGCTGGCGCAGCGCAGCCCCACGGTGGTGACGATCGCCTCGCACTGGGAGAAGGTGGCGGCGCGGTGCCGGAAGGCGCTGCAGACGGAGACGTTCCGCTCCTACACCTCGAACGACGTGGTGGGGGTGCAGTACGGCGGGGCGCTGAAGAACGTGATCGCCATCGCGGCGGGCATCGCGGACGGGCTGGGCATGGGGCACAACGCGCGCGCGGCCATCATCACCCGGGGCCTGGCGGAGATCACCCGCCTGGCGGTGCGCAAGGGCGGCAACCCGCTGACGCTCTCGGGGCTGTCGGGCATGGGAGACCTGGTGCTCACGTGCACCGGCGAGCTGAGCCGCAACCGGCGAGTGGGCATGGAGCTGGGCAAGGGCCGGCAGCTCGCGGACGTGCTCGCGGAGATGAAGCAGGTGGCGGAAGGGGTGAAGACGGCGAAGAGCGCGAGGGATCTGGCGCTCAAGACGGGCGTGGAGCTGCCCATCTGCCAGCAGGTGTACGCGATTGCCTACGAGGGCAAGAGCGCGAAGGCGGCGGTGGTGGAGTTGATGACGCGTCAGCCGAAGTCCGAGCTGAGCGGCGGCTGA
- a CDS encoding DUF6310 domain-containing protein, whose product MTAERRLECDPIPVPHAGEDDPHDECADKFPPNRYPGMDVRVGGVRFDALQVGERVLWEIKTHRFDTYPDFIRERTILKQMPLLREERDIAEACGYGFVVGVSTEAHRDALLNEDITLNVVVTGCKR is encoded by the coding sequence GTGACGGCGGAGCGCCGCCTGGAGTGCGACCCCATCCCGGTGCCGCACGCGGGCGAGGATGACCCGCATGACGAGTGCGCCGACAAGTTTCCGCCTAACCGTTATCCCGGAATGGACGTGCGCGTGGGCGGGGTGCGCTTTGATGCGCTGCAAGTCGGGGAGCGTGTGCTGTGGGAGATCAAGACCCATCGGTTTGACACGTACCCGGACTTCATCCGGGAGCGGACGATCCTGAAACAGATGCCGTTGTTGCGGGAAGAGCGGGACATCGCGGAGGCATGTGGCTATGGCTTCGTCGTCGGGGTGAGCACCGAAGCGCACAGAGACGCGTTGCTCAACGAGGATATAACCCTCAATGTTGTCGTCACTGGGTGCAAGCGATGA
- a CDS encoding c-type cytochrome — translation MKKKILAAAVVAVLGLTACEQKPSATYTPSSGSLALSRDDAFLYAVDADNGILSVVDTASHVKVAEVKVGRGPERVTVGPDDTVYVANRGSRSVSVIRRGEWTEAARLDVGVEPMGMGLSADGQTLYVVNSTMLETTEQGSLVAFDTGTLKRLWEIPVGDEPRGLALLENDKALITLHRKGDVVQVDLSNRDRPKLLKAGTDVYKKANASKIRTEEDRGGFDPGFSGMVSFHPRGTTDIIVSPDGDRAYAATLWARETSLTPGTNPNDPGPTPDPEPIPQPQPPPGSGGLYGGGGPCGTGAIASPGVITLEADSADPLVDDLNGGGCGGGGDDKDYPPSTITSPDPTHPIQGPIATVVDPTGAWLFMVNRETNNVAVMPTNRRSGSDLHVNTFPSSAVRQLVRVGAGPNGIALTRDGKKAYVYNSFDHTLTTLVGSGTSHSLNIREEGPRLKLAEDVMSPEQAMGRKLFFSAIDSRMTANNVGASCATCHHDGRDDGHTWGFPDGPRQTPTIAGRMITKTAPFHWSGEFPSLRDFLDVTVRQRMGGGVVDAQMATQLAAFMDVMPSPDNPYKRDELTDAQRRGSEAFLKAQCNECHAGEALTNNKQANVGTFVVSGEVQDNAAVRKAGLNTPSLLGLARSAPYLHDGSADTLKERLLKTRFNDQHGKTSHLSDQELDDLVEFLRVL, via the coding sequence ATGAAGAAGAAGATCCTTGCCGCGGCGGTCGTGGCCGTCCTCGGACTGACTGCCTGCGAGCAGAAGCCGTCCGCCACGTACACGCCCTCGTCGGGCTCGCTGGCGCTGAGCCGGGATGATGCGTTCCTCTACGCGGTGGACGCCGACAACGGCATCCTCTCGGTGGTGGACACCGCCTCGCATGTGAAGGTGGCGGAGGTGAAGGTGGGCCGCGGCCCCGAGCGCGTCACGGTGGGCCCGGACGACACCGTCTACGTCGCCAACCGCGGCAGCCGCAGCGTGTCCGTCATCCGCCGCGGCGAGTGGACGGAGGCGGCGCGCCTGGACGTGGGCGTGGAGCCCATGGGCATGGGCCTGTCGGCCGATGGCCAGACGCTCTACGTGGTGAACTCCACCATGCTGGAGACCACGGAGCAGGGCTCGCTGGTCGCCTTCGACACCGGCACGCTGAAGCGGCTGTGGGAGATCCCCGTGGGGGACGAGCCGCGCGGCCTGGCGCTGCTGGAGAACGACAAGGCGCTCATCACCCTGCACCGCAAGGGTGACGTGGTGCAGGTGGACCTGTCCAACCGCGACCGGCCCAAGCTGCTGAAGGCGGGCACGGACGTCTACAAGAAGGCCAACGCCAGCAAGATTCGCACGGAGGAGGACAGGGGCGGGTTCGACCCCGGCTTCTCCGGCATGGTCTCGTTCCACCCGCGCGGCACCACGGACATCATCGTGTCGCCGGATGGAGACCGCGCCTACGCGGCCACGCTGTGGGCCCGCGAGACGTCCCTCACGCCGGGCACCAACCCGAATGATCCGGGCCCGACGCCGGACCCTGAGCCGATCCCGCAGCCGCAGCCGCCTCCGGGCAGCGGCGGCCTGTATGGCGGCGGTGGCCCGTGCGGCACGGGCGCCATTGCCTCCCCGGGCGTCATCACCCTGGAGGCGGACTCCGCGGATCCGCTGGTGGATGACCTCAACGGCGGCGGCTGCGGTGGTGGCGGCGACGACAAGGACTACCCGCCGAGCACCATCACCAGCCCGGACCCCACGCACCCCATCCAGGGCCCCATCGCCACGGTGGTGGACCCGACGGGCGCGTGGCTCTTCATGGTGAACCGCGAGACGAACAACGTCGCGGTGATGCCCACCAACCGCCGCTCGGGCTCGGACCTGCACGTGAACACCTTCCCGTCCAGCGCGGTGCGCCAGCTGGTGCGCGTGGGCGCCGGCCCCAACGGCATCGCCCTGACGCGCGATGGGAAGAAGGCCTACGTGTACAACTCCTTCGACCACACGCTCACCACGCTGGTGGGCAGTGGCACGAGCCACTCGCTGAACATCCGCGAGGAGGGCCCGCGGCTGAAGCTGGCCGAGGATGTGATGTCGCCGGAGCAGGCGATGGGCCGCAAGCTGTTCTTCTCGGCCATCGACTCGCGCATGACGGCCAACAACGTGGGCGCCTCGTGCGCCACGTGCCACCACGACGGCCGCGATGACGGCCACACGTGGGGCTTCCCGGATGGCCCGCGCCAGACGCCCACCATCGCCGGCCGCATGATCACCAAGACGGCGCCGTTCCACTGGAGCGGTGAGTTCCCCTCGCTGCGCGACTTCCTGGACGTGACGGTGCGCCAGCGCATGGGCGGCGGCGTGGTGGACGCGCAGATGGCCACCCAGCTGGCGGCCTTCATGGACGTGATGCCCTCGCCGGACAACCCGTACAAGCGCGACGAGCTGACGGACGCGCAGCGCCGCGGCTCCGAGGCCTTCCTCAAGGCCCAGTGCAACGAGTGCCACGCGGGCGAGGCGCTCACCAACAACAAGCAGGCCAACGTGGGCACCTTCGTCGTCAGCGGCGAGGTGCAGGACAACGCGGCCGTGCGCAAGGCGGGCCTCAACACCCCGTCGCTACTCGGCCTGGCCCGCAGCGCGCCGTACCTGCATGACGGCAGCGCGGATACGCTCAAGGAGCGCCTGCTGAAGACGCGCTTCAATGATCAGCACGGGAAGACGTCGCACCTGAGCGATCAGGAGCTGGACGACCTGGTCGAGTTCCTGCGCGTGCTGTAG
- a CDS encoding sensor histidine kinase, which produces MSRASPPIVMNFRRTFALLILLVVLPSAGLSGFGVVAIINERAAVEKRLEAAWHGTLEALAEELPLMLREARFVERAGVWRLVTAEGQVLSEVPFVVREGKVESPDAALTAALTAVLPELGNLPSEHTVFSLPVGGHPRLLSTERTADVLHGTQLSSAAVETLLAARADRYLTSPEPVRFTLLPLVREGGEGLVNRLMSEVVQARANALGPPVLAERVLAPPLQDFRLVVLSTGEDPVARASTRNRVVYAVLLGLFYLTLTFGVVYTGRALYREAKLSRLKTDFVSLVSHELRTPLTSIRMFIETLALGRLKDPAQTQEVLQLLTRETERLSELIERVLDWARIESGRKEYHLERMEVPQLVETAVAAFRAQRLDSGVELKVDLPSSLPPVSVDRHAVAGALLNLLQNAYKYSGKDKRISITARVEGRKWVGLAVEDNGVGIAPRERKRIFERFYRVDNLLTRKTEGSGLGLAISKRIIEAHGGRITVQSEVGKGSRFTLQLPVDEA; this is translated from the coding sequence GTGTCTCGGGCCTCTCCTCCCATCGTCATGAACTTCCGGCGCACGTTCGCGCTGCTCATCCTGCTGGTCGTGCTGCCGTCCGCGGGGCTGTCCGGCTTCGGGGTGGTGGCGATCATCAACGAGCGCGCGGCGGTGGAGAAGCGGCTGGAGGCCGCCTGGCACGGGACGCTGGAGGCGCTGGCGGAGGAGCTGCCCCTGATGCTGCGCGAGGCGCGCTTCGTGGAGCGCGCCGGCGTGTGGCGGCTGGTGACGGCCGAGGGCCAGGTGCTGTCCGAGGTGCCCTTCGTGGTGCGCGAGGGCAAGGTGGAGTCTCCGGACGCGGCGCTGACGGCGGCGCTCACCGCGGTGCTGCCCGAGCTGGGCAACCTGCCCTCCGAGCACACCGTCTTCTCCCTGCCGGTGGGCGGGCACCCGAGGCTGCTGTCCACCGAGCGCACGGCAGACGTGCTCCACGGCACCCAGCTGTCCAGCGCCGCGGTGGAGACGCTGCTGGCGGCCCGGGCCGACCGCTACCTCACGTCGCCGGAGCCCGTGCGTTTCACCCTGCTGCCCCTGGTGCGCGAGGGGGGCGAGGGCCTGGTGAACCGGCTCATGTCGGAGGTGGTGCAGGCCCGGGCCAACGCGCTGGGCCCCCCGGTGCTCGCCGAGCGGGTGCTGGCGCCGCCCCTGCAGGACTTCCGGCTGGTGGTGCTCTCCACGGGCGAGGATCCGGTGGCGCGCGCCTCCACTCGCAACCGGGTGGTGTACGCGGTGCTGCTGGGGCTGTTCTACCTGACGCTCACCTTCGGCGTGGTGTACACCGGGCGCGCGCTCTACCGGGAGGCCAAGCTGTCGCGGCTGAAGACGGACTTCGTCTCGCTGGTGAGCCACGAGCTGCGCACCCCGCTCACCTCCATCCGCATGTTCATCGAGACGCTGGCGCTGGGGCGGCTGAAGGACCCCGCGCAGACGCAGGAGGTGCTCCAGCTGCTCACCCGGGAGACGGAGCGGCTGTCCGAGCTCATCGAGCGGGTGCTGGACTGGGCGCGCATCGAGAGCGGGCGCAAGGAGTACCACCTGGAGCGCATGGAGGTGCCGCAGCTGGTGGAGACGGCGGTGGCGGCCTTCCGCGCGCAGCGGCTGGACAGCGGCGTGGAGCTGAAGGTGGACCTGCCCTCGAGCCTGCCGCCGGTGTCGGTGGATCGCCACGCGGTGGCCGGAGCGCTCCTCAACCTGCTGCAGAACGCGTACAAGTACAGCGGGAAGGACAAGCGCATCTCCATCACGGCCCGGGTGGAGGGGAGGAAGTGGGTGGGCCTGGCGGTGGAGGACAACGGAGTGGGAATCGCGCCACGAGAGCGCAAGCGCATCTTCGAGCGCTTCTACCGGGTGGACAACCTGCTGACACGCAAGACGGAGGGCAGCGGCCTGGGGCTGGCCATCTCCAAGCGCATCATCGAGGCGCACGGGGGCCGCATCACGGTCCAGAGCGAGGTGGGCAAGGGCAGCCGCTTCACCCTCCAGCTACCGGTGGACGAGGCATGA
- a CDS encoding class I SAM-dependent methyltransferase has translation MSGNDIRGRTPLSLVGQDPDLLFYSRQAGERGGPVLVLGSANGRVAWFLAGHGFATVGVDASEVMIRSAEERRADEPTEVSDRVRFIASDVRALRLPERFPLVLAPQHAMGLMATRDDLEAFLATVCHHLSPGGTFIYDVLNPPREAILRDEEEPRAPLEPRRPVFALHLRERKPPGGQAPIRRLKLRHFAPEELEEALTGCGLTLRERFGRFDGKPFDLEDSRQIGVAGL, from the coding sequence ATGAGCGGCAACGACATCCGCGGTCGCACGCCCCTGTCCCTGGTGGGGCAGGATCCGGATCTCCTCTTCTACTCGCGGCAGGCGGGCGAGCGCGGGGGGCCGGTGCTGGTGCTGGGCTCGGCCAACGGGCGCGTGGCCTGGTTCCTGGCGGGCCATGGCTTCGCCACGGTGGGGGTGGATGCCTCCGAGGTGATGATCCGCTCCGCGGAGGAGCGTCGCGCCGACGAGCCGACCGAGGTGTCCGATCGCGTACGCTTCATCGCCTCGGACGTGCGGGCCCTGCGCCTGCCGGAGCGCTTCCCGCTGGTGCTCGCGCCGCAGCACGCCATGGGGCTGATGGCGACGCGGGATGACCTGGAGGCCTTCCTCGCCACGGTGTGCCACCACCTGTCGCCCGGAGGCACGTTCATCTACGACGTGCTGAACCCGCCGCGCGAGGCCATCCTCCGCGACGAGGAGGAGCCGCGCGCCCCGCTGGAGCCGCGCCGTCCCGTGTTCGCCCTGCACCTGCGCGAGCGCAAGCCCCCCGGAGGCCAGGCGCCCATCCGCCGGCTGAAGCTGCGCCACTTCGCTCCCGAGGAGCTGGAGGAGGCGCTGACGGGCTGTGGGCTGACGCTGCGCGAGCGCTTCGGGCGCTTCGACGGCAAGCCGTTCGACCTGGAGGACTCGCGGCAGATTGGCGTCGCGGGCCTGTGA